A single Bos mutus isolate GX-2022 chromosome 16, NWIPB_WYAK_1.1, whole genome shotgun sequence DNA region contains:
- the LOC138991193 gene encoding ribosomal L1 domain-containing protein 1-like, producing MEASASNPQSTSPETSASTPETPPDPEQLDEEQVKKAVEALLAHSRSRKNANGLLLNENENFFLMVVLWKIPSKELRVRLSLPHGIRSDLADVCLFTKDEPNLSSEQTERYYKKLLNNHGIKTISQIIPFRTLKKEYKAYEAKLRLLGSFDFFITDARIRRLLPSHLGRHFYNRKKVPVSVNLQSKTLSREINDCIGGTVLNISKSGSCSTIRIGHTGMPIQHIVENVVAVAKSLSQKLPEKWESVKLLFVKTERSVSLPVFSSFVSSQGEAKGLRTRDLLKKVSKKSRKKTERALKRQQEKKEKKLLKQSAKAKPAPTTDAVAPKTGGVPTQDPAPQEETSGVSALPKAQDDSEDEIPLLVPLKETPAAGSTKIQKAAIGKKSPKKSPGPNTARGKKRKASPALETPIAAEPKTPGKGPGKKARVKEEVEKERNSSLGKKDPRQTPKKPEAKFFTTASSSVKKAPRTLTQRPKKPKVPQST from the coding sequence ATGGAGGCTTCTGCTTCTAACCCACAGTCGACCTCACCCGAGACTTCAGCTTCGACTCCAGAGACCCCGCCCGACCCGGAGCAGCTGGACGAAGAGCAGGTTAAGAAGGCAGTGGAGGCTCTGTTGGCACATTCCAGATCCAGGAAAAACGCAAATGGATTACTTCTGAATGagaatgaaaatttctttttaatggtggTATTATGGAAAATTCCAAGTAAAGAACTGAGGGTCAGATTGTCTTTGCCTCATGGTATTCGATCAGATTTAGCAGACGTTTGTTTATTTACCAAAGATGAACCAAATTTAAGCTCTGAACAGACAGAACGTTATTATAAGAAGCTTCTAAACAACCATGGGATCAAAACCATTTCTCAGATTATCCCCTTCCgaactttaaaaaaggaatataaagcCTATGAAGCCAAGCTCCGCCTCTTGGGTAGTTTTGACTTCTTCATTACAGATGCCAGAATCAGGCGGCTCTTGCCCTCACATCTGGGGAGGCATTTCTACAACAGAAAGAAGGTTCCAGTATCTGTAAACCTTCAGTCCAAGACTTTATCTAGAGAGATCAACGACTGCATTGGGGGAACTGTCTTAAACATCTCTAAGAGCGGCTCTTGCAGCACTATCCGCATCGGTCACACGGGGATGCCGATTCAGCATATCGTTGAAAATGTCGTTGCTGTTGCGAAAAGTCTCTCGCAGAAACTGCCAGAGAAGTGGGAGAGCGTGAAGCTCTTGTTCGTGAAGACTGAGCGGTCGGTTTCCCTGCctgtcttctcttcctttgtCAGCAGTCAGGGTGAAGCCAAGGGACTCCGCACACGAGACCTGTTGAAAAAGGTATCAAAGAAAAGCcggaagaagacagaaagagctCTTAAAAGAcagcaggagaagaaagaaaagaagcttcTGAAGCAGTCTGCAAAGGCCAAACCTGCCCCAACAACCGATGCAGTGGCCCCCAAAACTGGGGGCGTTCCAACCCAGGACCCTGCACCCCAGGAGGAAACCAGTGGGGTGAGCGCCCTTCCTAAAGCACAAGATGATTCTGAAGATGAAATCCCATTGCTGGTGCCATTGAAGGAAACTCCAGCTGCAGGAAGCACCAAGATACAAAAGGCTGCAATAGGAAAGAAGTCTCCGAAAAAGAGTCCTGGTCCCAACACAGCTcgtgggaagaagagaaaggccTCCCCAGCCCTGGAGACCCCAATAGCTGCGGAGCCCAAGACCCCAGGGAAAGGCCCAGGGAAGAAGGCCAGAGTCAAAGAAGaggtggagaaagaaagaaactcttcCCTGGGGAAAAAAGACCCAAGACAGACTCCCAAAAAGCCAGAGGCCAAGTTCTTCACCACTGCTAGTAGCTCTGTGAAAAAAGCCCCCCGTACCCTGACACAGCGACCCAAAAAACCCAAAGTACCCCAGTCAACCTAA